A single window of Rana temporaria chromosome 1, aRanTem1.1, whole genome shotgun sequence DNA harbors:
- the SFRP2 gene encoding secreted frizzled-related protein 2, producing the protein MCLRASSILFLFVLASDSMDSVRGLFPFGQPEFSYKRSNCKPIPATLLLCHDIEYPNMRLPNLLGHETMKEVLQQASSWIPLIQKQCHRDTKKFLCSLFAPVCIDDLDETIKPCRSLCEQVRDSCAPVMSAFGFPWPDMLDCSRFPQDNDLCIPPASTDHLVPATREAPKVCEACKSSNEDDNDIVENLCKNDFALKIKVKEIAYINGDTKIIPETKSKTIYKLNGVTERDLKKTVLWLKDGLQCTCDEMNDINAPYLVMGQKLGGELVITSVKRWQKGQREFKRISRSIRKLQC; encoded by the exons ATGTGTCTCCGAGCCTCCTCCATTCTCTTCCTCTTCGTGCTGGCCTCGGACTCTATGGACTCGGTCAGAGGCTTGTTCCCCTTTGGGCAGCCCGAGTTCTCTTATAAGAGGAGCAACTGCAAACCCATCCCTGCCACCTTACTGCTGTGCCATGACATCGAGTACCCCAACATGAGGCTACCCAACCTGCTGGGACATGAGACCATGAAAGAGGTGCTACAGCAAGCCTCCTCCTGGATCCCTCTTATACAGAAGCAATGCCATAGGGACACCAAGAAGTTCCTGTGCTCCCTATTCGCCCCCGTGTGTATTGATGACCTGGATGAGACCATCAAGCCGTGCCGCTCCCTATGTGAGCAAGTCAGGGACAGCTGTGCCCCCGTCATGTCTGCCTTCGGCTTCCCATGGCCAGATATGCTGGACTGCAGCCGCTTCCCCCAGGACAATGACTTGTGCATCCCACCAGCCAGCACTGACCATCTAGTGCCGGCCACCAGAGAAG CGCCCAAAGTCTGTGAAGCCTGTAAAAGCAGCAATGAGGATGACAATGACATTGTGGAGAACCTCTGCAAAAATGATTTTG CCCTGAAGATAAAAGTGAAGGAGATCGCCTACATCAATGGGGACACTAAGATCATCCCGGAGACAAAGAGCAAAACCATTTACAAACTGAATGGGGTGACAGAAAGGGATTTGAAGAAGACCGTGCTGTGGCTTAAAGACGGCCTGCAGTGTACCTGCGATGAGATGAATGACATTAACGCTCCCTATTTAGTGATGGGACAAAAGCTCGGAGGGGAGCTGGTCATCACCTCAGTCAAGCGATGGCAGAAAGGCCAACGGGAGTTTAAAAGGATCTCTCGCAGCATCCGCAAGCTGCAGTGCTAG